The Haloplanus sp. CK5-1 genome segment CGCGGTTCTCGGACTGCTCGTCCGGTTCAACGTCCGGCGCGTCGACCGGACGACGACGCGGTTGGGGGGCATCGGCACCGTCCTCCTGGCGATACTCGTCTGGGGCGGGCTGACCGTTCTGGCGCGCGCCCGGTTCTCACCCGAAGGGTTCTTGGCCGTCGCCGCCGCCGGATCGGTCGCCGTCGTCTCGACGGTCCTCGCGCTCCTCTTCGGGCGACTCGGCGGGCGGCTGACGAGCGTGTTCGTCGCCTACCCCTTCGGCGTCGTCGCCGTCTTCCTCCCGCCGGTGGTGGCGGCGCTCTACTCCCCGACGCTCGCGAGCGTCGTCTTTCCCCGGAGTGAGACGGTCGCGGTGTGGCTCCTCGACGGCCTACTCGCCTACGGTGGGCTCGACACCGTCCTCCGGGAGCGCTTCGAACTCGTCGGCTTCGGCTACGTCGCGATGTGGGGGTCGCTCGCGGTACCCGTCGGCTGGGCGTTCGGCGTCCTCGTGACGCTCGCCAACCTCGTCCGGCCGACCGACGACGACCCGGACGACGGGTGAGCCGAGACGGGATGGACACCTCCAAGGCCACCGAGCGACTGGTCGGGGTGTGGTCGTCATCGTGACCTGCGAGGAGTGCGGGCGGGGCTACTCACACACCCGGTTCGTCGGCGACGCCGACCGCCACGGCGCACGGCCGATCCAGTGCCCGAACTGCTACGCGTACCTCGGGCGCACCGAACAGGGTTCGGAGTCCTGACGCCGGCGACGGACGGGGGCGCCGTCGCTCCTCGCTCGTGGTGTCGGCCGGAAGATAGTGGGACGTGGATTCGAACCACGCGGGCTCGCTCCACCCGTCGCTCGCCCTCTCGTTCAAATCAGCTACACGAACCACAAAACATAGCGGGAAGTGGATTTGAACCACCGATCTCCGGGTTATGAGCCCGGCGGAATCTCCTGGCTATCCCATCCCGCTACCGGACTCTACCTCCGAAGCGCCGTTAAGGGTTTTGAAATCACGACGGGGTGTCGTCGCCGAACGATTAATGAGACTTCGTGACACAGACGGGGTATGGTCGAAGCGTTCGTTAGACTGCTGTGCCCCGAGTGTGGAAAGGACTGGGAGGACGACCCGAGCGACCTCCCGGGTCACCGCAAGAATTTCACCTGTTCGGGATGTCACGCGACGCGACGGCTCGCGGAGTTCATGCGGACGGAACGCGACCTGGAACTCGTCAAGCAGTTCGACTGATCACAGGTCCGGAACGGCAGAGAGTGCACCGCAAGCGTCGCATTTCAACACCGTCGCGCCGCGCTCCTCGACCAGTCGCGTATCGGGAGAACCGCACTCCGAACACGTCACGAACGACTCGACGTACTCGTCGACGGCGTCCGCGACACGGGACTGCTTGAAGTCGCCGGTGAACCGGGCGCGTCCCCGGTCGTCGATGCCGGCGCTCGTCCCGAGTTCCGTCTGGAGGAACTTGAAGAGGTGGCTCCGGTCGCGATTCAGGCGGTCGTGTGTCTCCCCGAAGTTCTCGTAGATAGTTTCGTTGCCCTCGGATCGAACCGTGGGATCGGGCACCTGAAACCTGTCGGCGGAATCGGTGATCTCCGGTGTCTCGTCCAGGGCACGGTCGAGACTGTCTTCGTAATCCATGTCCACATCTGACACGGCGGCGGACTAAAACGTTTCAAAACGGCGTGAACCCCGGGTCGCATGTTAACCCAACTCAAGATAATAATATAACCTTCCACACGCTACGAATGGTTGTTATGAAAAAGCAGGAGCTCATTCACCTGCACGGCCTCCTGGCAGAGGTAGAAAAGCAGTGTTCGGCGTGGCACGACGGCGAGATCGATCTGACGGCCTACGAGGAGATGGGGGTGCGACCCACATCGATCCACAAATCGAAGACCGACCACAAGGCGGCTGTTTTCAAGTTGGCTACCGGGATCACGACGTCCCTGGAGACGTCCGAGGAGCGCGTCGCTCCTCGCGCGGACTGAGTCACGAGGTGGTCTCCCACCGAACGCCCGACACGCCAGTGGCGACGCCGTGACTCACTCGTCGACCAACTCCTCGAACTCGGGGATGAGGTCTTCGTCCCCGTCCTCGTCTTCGTCTTCGTCGGCGTCACTGTCGCTCGCGTCGTCCGTCGTCGCCTCGTCGTCGCTCCGCTCGACCTCCAGTATCGAGAGCGGGATGTTCTCCAGTCGTTGGCCGATCTCTTTCCGTGCGATGCGCGAGGCGTGTTCCTCCTGTTCGACGTTGAAGACGGTCATCTCCAACTCCAGTGCGACGAGGGCCTCGTCGGCGGCGATGAAGGCCGGCGGGAGTTCCTCACCCGACGGCGACGTCCGCGAACCCATGTCGATCTCGACGTAGTTGAGATCCGGATTCAGCATCTCGCCCGTCTTCGAGATGGCGATGCGGATCGCCTCGTCGGGAGTCTCGACGTCGTACACCGGAACCGCTGCCTCGACGACGACTCGACAGTCCATGCTACCGTACTTGTTCTTCCACCGTCATGAAGCTTCGGCCGGAGGGGAAGGATCGACCATCCGAACGGCCAGTGTAGTTTAGACATTGTTCAATCGATTGCGAGGAAGTTTTGCTGGTGTCTCTAAACAGATCTCGGGACTACTTGGGGCGTTCGTCGAAACAGTTAATTGAACAAATACTAAACTGAATGTCGATGGCACAAGCGACGGAGCGTCTCCGGCGGTATCTCGCCACCGAGATCGAGGGGTGTCGTGACGAAGACGTCGAGCGACGACTCGACGAACTCGGAACGCTCGAAGCGGCGCTCGGGAGCGACCGAGTGGAGGCCGAGCTGGGCGTCCTCTCCGCGCTCGCCAACGAGACACGCTACACGCTCGTTCGGACGCTCGTGGCCGCGGCGGAGGAACTGTGTCTGTGAGTTGCACGCCGTCGTCGACGTGACCGAGAGCGGTCTCAGCCACGCGCTTTCGCAACTCGTCGAGGCGGGGCTCGTCGACGGCCGAAAGGAGGGCCGGTGGAAGAAGTACCGTGCGACCAACCGCGCGGTCGCCCTCGTCACCGTCCTCAAAGGGAGCGTCGACGTCGATGAGTAGCGTCCACGACCACGGCCCGAACTGTGGCTGTGAGAGCTGTGGCGATCCGCGGTCGATGGATTTCCTCGACAAGTATCTCACCGTCTGGATCTTCGGTGCGATGGCGGTCGACGTCGGCTTGGGATACGCCGCGCCGTCGGTCACCGCCCCGATTCGGGACCTCCACCTCGTCGAGATCGGGCTCGGCGTCATGATGTATCCGCCGCTGGCGAAGGCGGACTACTCGCAACTCCGGAGCGTCTTCGCCAACTGGCGCGTCCTCGGCCTGAGCCTCGTCCAGAACTGGCTCATCGGCCCGACCGGAGTACTTCCTCGGCCTCGTGTTCATCGGGATGGCCCGCTGTATCGCGATGGTGCTCGTCTGGAACGAACTCGCGGAGGGATCGACCGAGTACGTCACCGGACTGGTGGCGTTCAACAGCCTCTTTCAGATCGTCACCTACGGCGTCTACGTCTGGTTTTTCGGCCTCTTCCTCCCACTGCTGCTGGGGATGGAGGCGCTGGTCGCCGGCATCACGACGTTCGACGTGACGCCGACCCAGGTGTTCGAGGCCATCGTCGTCTTCCTCGGCATCCCCTTCACCGCCGGCGTCCTCACCCGCTACGTCGGCACCCGACGGAAGGGTGAGGCGTGGTACGACGAGGAGTTCGTCCCGCGGATCGATCCGCTGACGCTCGTGGCACTCCTCTTCACCGTGGTCGTCATGTTCGCCACGCAGGGCGACAACATCGTCGCCGCACCCGGCGACGTACTCCTGATCGCCGTCCCGCTGACTATCTACTTCGTCGTGATGCTCCTCGTGAGCTTCGGCATGGGTCGGGGGAATCGGGGCGGACTACTCGACGACGACGGCCATCGGCTTCACCGCCGCCTCGAACAACTTCGAACTCGCAATCGCCGTCGCCGTCGCGGTGTTCGGCGTCGGCTCCGGTGTCGCCTTCGCCACCGTCGTCGGGCCGCTGATCGAGGTGCCAGTCCTGTTGGCGCTGGTCAACGTCGCGCTGTACTTCCAGCGGCGGTTCGAGTGGGGCGAGGGCATCGACGACGGAATTGCGACGCCGGACCCGAGGAGTGACGATTGATCATGTCAGAAACCAATACCGAACCGATCCGTATCGCCTTCGTCTGTGTCAGGAACGCCGGGCGCTCGCAGATGGCCGCCGCCTTCGCGGCGCGCGAACGCGACCGGCGGCGACTCGACGGGGAGGTGGAGATTCTGAGCGGCGGTACCCACCCGGCCGACGCCGTCCACGCCGTCGTGGTCGACGCGATGGCCGAGGTCGGCATCGACGTCTCGGATCGAACACCCCGAGAGATCACCGACGCCGAACTCGGAGCCTGCGACCACGTCGCGACGATGGGCTGTTCGACGCTCGACCTCGGGGAGGTAGACGTCCGCGACTGGGCACTCGACGACCCCGGCGAGGAGGATATCGAACGGGTCCGGGAGATTCGCGACGAAGTGGAGCGCCGGGTCGTGGCGCTGTTCGACGAACTCGACGCGGAGCGGGCGTAACGGGATCGGCGTCGGTCACTCCGCGTCGGTCGTCCGAAGGTAGTAGAACAGGTAGGTCTGGGCGTACCCCGCGAACTCGCCACCCAAACGCTCGCGGATCGCCCGGGAGGTGTCTGCGTAGGAGCCGCGGTCGCAGTCGGGGAAGTGGTCGGCGATGGCCGTCCGGATCCACGTGTCGAGTGGCACGGCTTCGAGGTAGCCAAGCGAGAACAGCAACACGCAGTCGGCCACCTTCTCTCCGACGCCGACGAAGGTGGTGAGATACTCGCGGGCCGTCTCGTACGGTCGCCCGCGGGCGGCCTCCGGAGTGGCCTCGCCCTCGGCGACCATCGCAGCGGTCCGCCGGACGTACGGCGCGCGGTAGCCGAGTTTCAGGTCGCGCAGCTCCGACTCGGAGCGGGCGGCGAGGCGCTCCGGCGTCGGGAAGGCGTGGTACGTCCGGCCGTCGGCGGCGAGCGTCTCGCCGTACTCGCGGGCGAGTCGGAGCTGCATCCCGTGGATGCGAGCCACCCGCATCTGTGCCGAACAGATGAACGAGATCAGGCAGGGGAAGGGCGGATCCCGGACCAGCCGCATCCCCCGATACGCGTCGTACGCGTCGGTCAGAAGCGGGTCGTCCGGCGTCGCGGCGAGGACGGCGTCGAGGTCGTCGTCCAGTCGCAGGAGGTGGGTCAGGAGTGGGACGGCGTCGGTCGTCGACTCCCACTCCAAGCGACCGTCGACCTGCCGCACGCGGACGACGG includes the following:
- a CDS encoding ArsC family transcriptional regulator encodes the protein MSETNTEPIRIAFVCVRNAGRSQMAAAFAARERDRRRLDGEVEILSGGTHPADAVHAVVVDAMAEVGIDVSDRTPREITDAELGACDHVATMGCSTLDLGEVDVRDWALDDPGEEDIERVREIRDEVERRVVALFDELDAERA
- a CDS encoding DNA-3-methyladenine glycosylase family protein, with amino-acid sequence MERGAISLDDLDGPFDLQATVESGQSYLWDRPDGGMYGDDVAHGGDAWYETVVPPIDRVGNDRAVVRVRQVDGRLEWESTTDAVPLLTHLLRLDDDLDAVLAATPDDPLLTDAYDAYRGMRLVRDPPFPCLISFICSAQMRVARIHGMQLRLAREYGETLAADGRTYHAFPTPERLAARSESELRDLKLGYRAPYVRRTAAMVAEGEATPEAARGRPYETAREYLTTFVGVGEKVADCVLLFSLGYLEAVPLDTWIRTAIADHFPDCDRGSYADTSRAIRERLGGEFAGYAQTYLFYYLRTTDAE
- a CDS encoding UPF0058 family protein, whose amino-acid sequence is MKKQELIHLHGLLAEVEKQCSAWHDGEIDLTAYEEMGVRPTSIHKSKTDHKAAVFKLATGITTSLETSEERVAPRAD
- a CDS encoding translation initiation factor IF-2 subunit beta, whose product is MDYEDSLDRALDETPEITDSADRFQVPDPTVRSEGNETIYENFGETHDRLNRDRSHLFKFLQTELGTSAGIDDRGRARFTGDFKQSRVADAVDEYVESFVTCSECGSPDTRLVEERGATVLKCDACGALSAVPDL
- a CDS encoding DUF555 domain-containing protein, whose product is MDCRVVVEAAVPVYDVETPDEAIRIAISKTGEMLNPDLNYVEIDMGSRTSPSGEELPPAFIAADEALVALELEMTVFNVEQEEHASRIARKEIGQRLENIPLSILEVERSDDEATTDDASDSDADEDEDEDGDEDLIPEFEELVDE